From the Cucurbita pepo subsp. pepo cultivar mu-cu-16 chromosome LG05, ASM280686v2, whole genome shotgun sequence genome, one window contains:
- the LOC111795052 gene encoding 26S proteasome regulatory subunit 4 homolog B — MGQGTPGGLNRQAPGDRKSDGDKKKDKKYEPAAPPTRVGRKQRKQKGPEAAARLPTVTPHTKCRLRLLKLERVKDYLLMEEEFVTNQERLKPQEEKAEEDRSKVDDLRGSPMSVGNLEELIDENHAIVSSSVGPEYYVGIMSFVDKDQLEPGCAILMHNKVLSVVGLLQDEVDPMVSVMKVEKAPLESYADIGGLDAQIQEIKEAVELPLTHPELYEDIGIRPPKGVILYGEPGTGKTLLAKAVANSTSATFLRVVGSELIQKYLGDGPKLVRELFRVADDLSPSIVFIDEIDAVGTKRYDAHSGGEREIQRTMLELLNQLDGFDSRGDVKVILATNRIESLDPALLRPGRIDRKIEFPLPDIKTRRRIFQIHTSRMTLADDVNLEEFVMTKDEFSGADIKAICTEAGLLALRERRMKVTHADFKKAKEKVMYKKKEGVPEGLYM; from the exons ATGGGTCAAGGAACTCCAGGTGGTCTGAACCGGCAAGCTCCCGGCGACCGGAAATCCGACGGCgataaaaagaaagacaagaaATATGAACCAGCGGCACCCCCGACTCGAGTTGGCCGGAAACAGCGGAAGCAGAAAGGACCGGAGGCGGCGGCTCGGCTTCCGACAGTGACGCCTCACACGAAGTGCAGGCTGAGGCTTCTGAAGCTTGAGCGTGTGAAGGATTACCTGTTAATGGAAGAGGAATTTGTCACTAATCAGGAACGTCTTAAGCCGCAGGAGGAGAAGGCGGAGGAGGATCGCTCTAAAGTCGATGATCTGAGAGGATCTCCAATGAGTGTTGGAAATTTGGAGGAGTTAATTGATGAAAATCATGCGATTGTTTCCTCCTCTGTTGGACCGGAGTATTACGTTGGTATTATGTCTTTTGTTGATAAAGATCAGCTTGAGCCTGGGTGTGCAATTTTGATGCATAATAAG GTACTTTCTGTTGTTGGACTTCTCCAAGATGAGGTTGATCCAATGGTGTCTGTGATGAAAGTTGAGAAGGCCCCTTTAGAGTCATATGCTGATATTGGAGGATTGGATGCTCAAATACAAGAGATTAAAGAAGCTGTTGAGTTGCCATTGACTCATCCTGAGTTATATGAGGACATAGGTATTAGGCCTCCTAAAGGTGTGATACTTTATGGGGAGCCAGGAACAGGCAAGACTTTGCTTGCAAAG GCAGTTGCGAACTCAACTTCAGCCACTTTCCTGCGCGTGGTTGGGAGTGAACTCATCCAGAAGTACTTGGGAGATGGTCCAAAGTTAGTAAGGGAGCTCTTCAGGGTTGCTGATGATCTTTCACCTTccattgtttttattgatgagaTCGATGCTGTCGGCACGAAAAG GTATGATGCTCACTCTGGAGGTGAACGTGAGATCCAAAGGACAATGTTGGAATTACTGAACCAATTGGATGGTTTTGATTCAAGAGGAGATGTTAAAGTGATACTAGCTACAAACAGAATTGAAAGTCTTGATCCAGCTTTGCTTCGACCAGGCCGAATCGATAGGAAGATTGAGTTTCCCTTGCCTGACATAAAAACCAGGAGACGAATTTTTCAG ATACACACATCAAGGATGACATTAGCAGACGATGTCAACCTGGAGGAATTTGTTATGACCAAAGATGAATTCTCTGGTGCTGATATAAAGGCCATATGTACTGAAGCTGGGTTGCTGGCTTTGAGAGAACGGCGCATGAAG GTCACACATGCCGACTTCAAAAAGGCCAAGGAGAAGGTTATGtacaagaagaaagaaggtgTGCCAGAAGGCTTATATATGTAA